The Brachyspira aalborgi genome has a segment encoding these proteins:
- a CDS encoding B12-binding domain-containing radical SAM protein, with the protein MKKDKVERICITYPPFENNEGFPLMSLNEQFQWLRNPSYTYPILPAYAATLLKNNGYNVFFLDTIARNMDTIEWFSELDKIEPQLIFFETRTPIINYIWDAIDTLKNKYGKVYVVLAGDHVTSLPEESLINSKADFIITGGNYEILLLSIVKHINNGDKLEKGIYYRNKAGDIKNTGKFMLDYPLDSLPFIDRNLTNWKIYSKKNEYFKKYPGTFIMSGRGSIYNRFNSNSSSILFNNAMLRSPINVVDEIEYLNKRYGIKEIIDCTICFPTDEWLSLFCETMRERGLNKKVYIDCYMYLNILHFEDFKMMKKAGFKTIIFNLPTINSYTMEKIGIDRNNIEQMVESIKLAKKAGLFIDLMVKLGYPNETEEDIIKTFQIVKKLMLGGYVNSMNVSIFVPYPNTQLFNYCKENDLLKTKNWFDFDMRKSVIKLNFDEEKLYKYIEYFYNLSFNPLYLFHKIADIRDIYDIRHHINSFKNILSYYFR; encoded by the coding sequence ATGAAAAAAGATAAAGTAGAGAGAATATGCATAACATATCCGCCTTTTGAAAATAACGAAGGCTTTCCTTTAATGTCTTTAAACGAACAGTTTCAATGGTTAAGAAATCCGTCTTATACTTATCCTATTCTTCCCGCTTATGCGGCGACTTTGCTTAAAAATAACGGTTATAATGTTTTTTTTCTTGATACTATAGCGAGAAATATGGATACTATAGAATGGTTTAGCGAACTTGACAAAATAGAACCTCAATTAATATTTTTTGAAACTAGAACTCCGATTATAAATTATATTTGGGATGCGATAGACACTTTAAAAAATAAATACGGCAAAGTTTATGTGGTTTTGGCAGGCGACCATGTGACGAGTTTGCCTGAAGAGAGTTTAATTAATTCAAAAGCCGATTTTATTATAACGGGCGGAAATTATGAGATTCTTCTTTTAAGCATAGTTAAACATATAAATAACGGCGATAAATTAGAAAAAGGAATATATTACAGAAACAAAGCGGGAGATATAAAAAATACGGGAAAGTTTATGCTTGATTATCCTTTAGACAGTTTGCCTTTTATAGATAGAAATTTAACTAATTGGAAAATTTACTCAAAGAAAAACGAATATTTTAAAAAATATCCAGGAACTTTTATAATGTCAGGAAGAGGCTCTATATATAATAGATTTAATAGCAATTCTTCGAGCATACTTTTCAATAACGCGATGTTAAGAAGTCCGATAAATGTGGTTGACGAAATAGAATATTTAAATAAAAGATACGGAATAAAAGAGATTATAGATTGCACTATTTGTTTTCCAACTGACGAATGGCTTTCTTTATTTTGCGAAACTATGCGAGAGAGAGGATTAAATAAAAAAGTATATATAGATTGTTATATGTATTTAAATATTTTGCATTTTGAAGATTTTAAAATGATGAAAAAAGCAGGCTTCAAAACTATAATATTTAATTTGCCAACGATTAATAGCTACACGATGGAAAAAATAGGAATAGATAGAAATAATATAGAGCAAATGGTTGAATCGATTAAATTAGCAAAAAAAGCGGGATTATTTATAGACTTAATGGTAAAATTAGGCTATCCAAACGAAACGGAAGAAGATATTATAAAAACATTTCAAATAGTAAAAAAATTAATGCTTGGCGGATATGTTAATTCAATGAATGTTTCAATATTTGTGCCTTATCCTAATACTCAATTATTTAATTATTGTAAGGAAAACGATTTGCTTAAAACTAAAAATTGGTTCGATTTTGATATGCGTAAATCCGTAATTAAACTTAATTTTGACGAAGAGAAATTATATAAATATATAGAATACTTTTATAATTTGTCTTTTAATCCTTTATATTTGTTTCATAAAATCGCAGATATAAGAGATATTTACGATATAAGGCATCATATAAATTCTTTTAAAAATATTTTGTCTTATTATTTTAGATAA
- the aroF gene encoding 3-deoxy-7-phosphoheptulonate synthase, producing MIIVMKPNTKEEHINSIIKRIENAGLKIDKSVGVDYTVIGVVGDTGKIDRELISSLPGVSKILKVQEPFKRANRAFKKEDTIVNVSGVKIGENKPVIIAGPCSVESEEQVINIAKSVKSAGASILRGGAFKPRTSPYAFQGLALDGLKILKLAKEEVGIPIVSEIVSIRHLEEFDNTVDMIQIGARNMQNFELLKEVGKLKKPILLKRGLANTIEEWLMSAEYILDKGNSDVVLCERGIRTFENYTRNTFDVSAIPMIKRVSHLPVIGDPSHASGKSWMALPLTLAALSAGADGMIIEVHNDPEHALCDGAQSIKPEVFADIMEAVNMISETVLKIKAKHNGRVYTK from the coding sequence ATGATAATAGTAATGAAACCAAATACTAAAGAAGAGCATATAAATAGCATTATAAAAAGAATCGAAAATGCTGGCTTGAAAATCGATAAGAGCGTAGGAGTCGATTATACTGTAATAGGAGTAGTCGGCGATACGGGTAAAATCGATAGAGAATTAATTTCGTCTCTTCCTGGCGTTTCAAAAATTTTAAAAGTTCAAGAGCCATTTAAAAGAGCGAATAGAGCCTTCAAAAAAGAAGACACTATTGTTAATGTTTCGGGAGTTAAAATCGGAGAAAATAAACCCGTTATTATAGCGGGACCTTGTTCCGTTGAAAGCGAAGAACAAGTTATTAATATTGCTAAAAGCGTTAAATCCGCTGGAGCTTCAATTTTAAGAGGAGGAGCTTTTAAGCCTAGAACTTCACCTTACGCTTTTCAAGGTTTGGCTTTAGACGGACTTAAAATTTTAAAGCTTGCTAAAGAAGAAGTTGGAATTCCAATCGTAAGCGAAATCGTTTCAATTAGGCATTTGGAAGAATTCGATAATACTGTAGATATGATTCAAATTGGAGCGAGAAATATGCAAAACTTTGAATTATTAAAAGAAGTCGGAAAATTAAAAAAACCGATTTTATTAAAAAGAGGGCTTGCAAATACTATAGAAGAATGGTTAATGAGCGCCGAATATATTTTAGACAAAGGCAATAGCGATGTAGTTTTATGCGAGCGAGGAATAAGGACATTTGAAAATTATACGCGTAATACTTTTGATGTTAGCGCGATTCCAATGATAAAGCGAGTAAGTCATTTGCCTGTGATAGGCGACCCTTCGCATGCGAGCGGAAAATCTTGGATGGCATTACCTTTGACATTAGCCGCGTTATCTGCTGGAGCTGACGGAATGATAATAGAGGTTCATAACGACCCTGAGCATGCATTATGCGATGGGGCGCAATCTATCAAGCCTGAAGTATTTGCTGATATAATGGAGGCTGTTAATATGATTAGTGAAACTGTGTTAAAGATAAAAGCTAAACATAACGGTAGAGTTTATACTAAATAA
- a CDS encoding thiamine diphosphokinase, translating into MSKYYPLINKNSEFDAVILCDGDYPSEEIPLYILRNANFICCCDGAGNKYIRRGKIPNAIVGDGDSLSKNFKRKYKDIIHIETEQDTNDQTKATRFCINKGFKNIAYLGATGKREDHTLGNIGHLTNYRKEFNIKSVMLTDYGYFVSAQGNCRFSSFKGQQVSFFNIDCSEFESKGTKWKTHAYKYWWQGTLNEALDDEFEIKSDGSFLVFRTYLSKQDSLGKRHL; encoded by the coding sequence ATGTCAAAATATTATCCTTTAATTAATAAAAATAGCGAATTTGACGCCGTGATATTATGCGATGGCGATTATCCTTCTGAAGAAATTCCTTTGTATATTTTAAGAAACGCTAATTTTATTTGTTGTTGCGATGGAGCGGGAAATAAATATATTCGTAGAGGAAAAATTCCCAACGCTATAGTCGGAGATGGCGATTCTCTCTCAAAAAATTTTAAGCGAAAATATAAAGATATAATTCATATTGAAACCGAACAAGACACTAACGACCAAACTAAAGCTACGAGATTTTGCATAAATAAAGGCTTTAAAAATATTGCATATTTAGGCGCTACAGGAAAGAGAGAAGACCATACATTAGGAAATATCGGACATCTTACAAACTACAGAAAAGAATTTAATATTAAATCGGTAATGCTCACAGACTATGGCTATTTTGTATCGGCTCAAGGAAATTGTAGATTTTCTTCATTCAAAGGACAACAAGTTAGTTTTTTTAATATCGACTGCTCCGAATTTGAATCGAAAGGGACAAAATGGAAAACTCATGCTTATAAATATTGGTGGCAAGGAACTTTAAACGAAGCTTTGGATGACGAATTTGAAATAAAATCGGATGGAAGTTTTTTAGTTTTCAGAACTTATTTAAGTAAACAAGATAGTTTAGGTAAGCGTCACTTATAG
- a CDS encoding ankyrin repeat domain-containing protein, whose translation MKKVSPNKKYTLFDLLKIIIDKRYETKITSQEHINALLEAINRSSKADIIYKNENKLTCLHLAVQIGSADIVKALIEKGADVNAITDRGVTPLHLAIVKKQPEEIIKVLIENGADYNVKEANFSAMELAKLMDVDYMHLFYKDKE comes from the coding sequence ATGAAAAAAGTCAGTCCTAATAAAAAATATACTTTATTCGACTTACTTAAAATAATAATAGATAAAAGATACGAAACTAAAATAACTAGTCAAGAACATATTAACGCTTTGCTTGAAGCTATAAATAGAAGTTCTAAAGCGGATATTATTTATAAAAACGAAAATAAATTAACTTGTTTGCATTTAGCCGTTCAAATTGGAAGCGCCGATATAGTAAAAGCTTTAATAGAAAAAGGCGCTGATGTTAATGCGATAACAGACAGAGGAGTAACACCTTTGCATTTAGCTATAGTAAAAAAACAACCCGAAGAGATAATAAAAGTTCTTATAGAAAACGGAGCGGATTATAATGTGAAAGAAGCTAACTTTTCCGCAATGGAGCTTGCAAAATTAATGGATGTCGATTATATGCATTTATTTTATAAAGATAAGGAATAG
- a CDS encoding tetratricopeptide repeat protein has protein sequence MLIKNIKTVLIILLFFCSIIYAKEKKYNEKTYIRNEEEAKAAYSLALFYKERALASKIPTEESIEDLEKAKVILKEVLKYINNNEINITLAETHEALGEYDESSAIYDKLISENPDDVYLLIKAAERNIFLMGDYGKAKYYLDNAYEIDSFNNDILILLGFIYYSERDFEKAVLYFEKVEPSKGASNNYMQYYNYYYGMSEFYLSRFKKALNRLKEVNIKGLNPVDRYNTLYGIIKSYQALENYKEAYSNSLATKDAPKLSLFLSFMADDYNEELFSEIDMSDAPKILSIILTAKNEGYSNALNIIETGLDRRDIDLDIIQTYYKLINEVGDIEDKINAEMDTISFYVALKNIDALPNHIDKLIEYDKTEKFNNLYLQAAAEFRNQNDFESAKEMLNKYISLTNKAILENELVSLVLTAIDIKEYDLALNSINKFEKEKYSYSYLRAYVNLHKNEIEKANNFLNEDLIYFRNNKSNTNEYRLNIPYITAMSVSNTNSVMEYVNFIYSSNTNSANNINSMAWVLVYLEIDIDRGIELAKNAIKKESKSPHYLDTLGFGYYKKKNYDGALKQLLKAALYVDDNSKAEIYLHIADAYYDKNDLKNALKYYRKSISSLYKDFIFINFEEDRIKKRIEFINNKLKN, from the coding sequence GTGTTGATTAAAAATATAAAAACTGTTTTAATAATTTTATTGTTTTTCTGCTCGATAATTTATGCTAAAGAAAAAAAATATAACGAAAAAACTTATATAAGAAACGAAGAAGAAGCAAAAGCCGCTTATAGTTTGGCATTATTCTATAAAGAAAGAGCTTTAGCTTCAAAAATTCCGACTGAAGAATCTATTGAAGATTTGGAAAAAGCGAAAGTTATTTTAAAAGAAGTTTTAAAATATATTAACAATAACGAAATAAATATTACTTTAGCGGAAACTCATGAAGCTTTGGGCGAATATGACGAAAGTTCCGCGATATACGATAAATTAATTTCTGAAAATCCCGATGATGTTTATTTACTTATAAAAGCCGCAGAAAGAAATATATTTTTGATGGGCGATTACGGAAAGGCAAAATATTATCTTGATAACGCTTATGAGATTGACTCTTTTAATAACGATATCCTTATATTATTAGGATTTATTTATTATAGCGAAAGAGATTTTGAAAAAGCCGTTTTATATTTTGAAAAAGTTGAGCCGAGCAAGGGAGCTAGCAATAATTATATGCAATATTATAATTATTATTATGGAATGAGCGAATTTTATTTAAGCAGATTTAAAAAAGCTTTGAACAGATTAAAAGAAGTTAATATAAAAGGTTTAAATCCTGTAGACAGATATAATACTTTATACGGCATAATAAAAAGTTATCAGGCTTTAGAAAATTATAAAGAAGCTTATTCAAATAGTTTAGCTACTAAAGACGCTCCCAAATTGAGTTTATTTTTAAGTTTTATGGCGGATGATTATAACGAAGAATTATTTTCTGAAATAGATATGTCGGATGCGCCAAAAATTTTATCGATAATATTAACGGCTAAAAACGAAGGCTATAGCAACGCTTTAAATATTATAGAAACGGGTTTAGACAGAAGAGATATAGATTTAGATATAATTCAAACTTATTACAAACTTATTAATGAAGTCGGAGATATTGAAGATAAAATTAACGCCGAAATGGACACAATCTCTTTTTATGTCGCCCTTAAAAATATAGACGCATTGCCTAATCATATAGATAAATTAATCGAATACGATAAAACGGAAAAATTTAATAATTTATATTTGCAAGCGGCTGCGGAGTTTAGAAATCAAAACGATTTTGAATCTGCAAAAGAAATGCTTAATAAATATATTTCTTTAACAAATAAAGCCATATTAGAAAATGAATTAGTTTCTTTAGTTCTTACGGCGATTGATATAAAAGAATACGATTTAGCTTTGAATTCTATTAATAAATTTGAAAAAGAAAAATATTCTTATAGTTATTTAAGAGCTTATGTTAATTTGCATAAAAATGAAATTGAAAAAGCGAATAATTTTTTAAACGAAGATTTAATATATTTTAGAAATAATAAATCGAATACAAACGAGTATAGATTAAATATTCCTTATATAACGGCAATGTCCGTATCGAATACAAACTCCGTTATGGAATATGTTAATTTTATTTATTCAAGTAATACGAATTCGGCTAATAACATAAATAGCATGGCTTGGGTTTTGGTATATTTGGAAATTGATATTGACAGAGGAATAGAGCTTGCTAAAAATGCCATAAAAAAAGAATCTAAATCTCCTCATTATTTGGATACTTTAGGTTTTGGATATTATAAAAAGAAAAATTATGACGGCGCTTTGAAACAACTTCTTAAGGCTGCTTTATATGTTGACGATAATTCTAAAGCGGAAATATATTTGCATATTGCGGACGCTTATTATGATAAGAACGATTTGAAGAACGCTTTGAAATATTATAGAAAATCAATTTCTTCTTTGTATAAAGATTTTATTTTTATTAATTTTGAAGAGGATAGAATAAAAAAGAGAATAGAGTTTATAAATAATAAATTAAAAAATTAA
- a CDS encoding SAM-dependent methyltransferase — MLYIAARDIGNYKDNTERLKEILIKSDIILAESFREATTLFKILNINIEREKLIEFSEHTNKSKEIYEIVEKILNCKIATLISDCGTPILEDPGKILLEYCYSNNIKVKPIPGVSSITAAIMCLPFNFKEFYYAGLLSRDDKERERKLIYLKKLNIPIIILDTPYRMNKVLNVIKKVYSKNKIIGLCLDLTTDKEEIIIDEIGNICERFNKSEDKNKREFVIVIS; from the coding sequence ATGCTTTATATTGCGGCAAGAGATATTGGAAATTATAAAGACAATACGGAAAGGTTAAAAGAAATTCTTATAAAAAGCGATATAATATTAGCGGAAAGTTTCAGAGAAGCGACAACTCTTTTTAAGATTTTAAATATAAATATTGAAAGAGAAAAATTAATCGAATTTAGCGAACACACGAATAAATCAAAAGAAATATACGAGATAGTAGAAAAAATATTAAACTGTAAAATCGCGACTTTAATAAGCGATTGCGGAACTCCGATTTTGGAAGACCCTGGAAAAATATTGCTTGAATATTGTTATTCAAATAATATAAAAGTTAAGCCAATTCCTGGAGTAAGCAGTATAACCGCCGCAATAATGTGCTTGCCTTTTAATTTTAAAGAATTTTATTATGCGGGTTTGCTTTCGCGAGACGATAAAGAGAGAGAAAGAAAATTAATATATTTAAAAAAATTAAATATTCCAATTATAATTTTAGATACGCCTTATAGAATGAATAAAGTATTAAATGTTATTAAAAAAGTTTATTCAAAAAATAAAATAATCGGGCTTTGTTTGGATTTAACTACCGATAAAGAAGAAATAATAATAGACGAAATTGGAAATATATGCGAAAGATTTAATAAATCGGAAGATAAGAATAAAAGAGAATTTGTTATTGTTATAAGTTAA
- the aroC gene encoding chorismate synthase: MGSVFGKNIKLSLFGESHGEAIGCVIDGFPHGIKIDNDFIESEIERRRAKNPNISTTRNEKDKVEILSGLLENKTTGMPIAAIIRNENKRSGDYSNLKIMPRPSHSDFTAMIRYENYNDIRGGGHFSGRLTAPLVFAGALCKLALKEKFNINIAAHIKQIYNIKDKYPNNKLPSYKEFIKNYKKELSVFDNEAMNEMIKTIKEAKINMDSLGGIITVVAFNIPVGFGEPFYSSIESRIAESMFGVPAVKGIEFGLGFDFVNYKGSECNDAYIIKNNKIKTKTNNNGGILGGISNGMPIIVNVAIKPTPSIAKEQLTLNLKTKKEDKLIIKGRHDPCIAVRAVPVLEAALSIALLDLCVEMKGKFLK, encoded by the coding sequence ATGGGAAGCGTATTTGGAAAAAATATTAAATTAAGTTTATTTGGCGAATCTCACGGCGAGGCTATAGGATGCGTTATTGACGGTTTTCCGCATGGCATTAAAATTGACAATGATTTTATAGAATCTGAAATTGAAAGAAGAAGAGCGAAAAATCCGAACATCTCTACCACAAGAAACGAAAAAGATAAAGTTGAAATTCTTTCGGGATTGCTTGAAAATAAAACTACGGGAATGCCGATAGCTGCAATTATAAGAAACGAAAATAAAAGAAGCGGAGATTATTCTAATTTAAAAATTATGCCTCGTCCTTCGCATAGCGATTTTACGGCAATGATTCGATACGAAAATTATAACGATATAAGAGGAGGCGGACATTTTTCGGGACGACTTACCGCACCTTTAGTATTTGCAGGCGCTTTATGTAAATTGGCTTTGAAAGAAAAATTTAATATAAATATAGCCGCTCATATAAAACAGATATATAATATAAAAGATAAATATCCAAATAATAAATTGCCAAGCTATAAAGAATTTATTAAAAATTATAAAAAAGAATTATCCGTATTCGATAATGAAGCAATGAACGAAATGATAAAAACAATTAAAGAAGCTAAAATAAATATGGATTCTTTAGGCGGAATTATAACCGTAGTCGCTTTTAATATTCCCGTTGGATTTGGAGAGCCTTTTTATTCTTCGATTGAAAGCAGAATTGCAGAATCTATGTTTGGAGTTCCCGCAGTTAAAGGAATAGAATTCGGACTCGGATTTGATTTTGTAAATTATAAAGGAAGCGAATGTAATGACGCTTATATAATTAAAAATAATAAAATAAAAACTAAAACGAATAATAACGGCGGAATTTTAGGCGGAATTTCAAACGGAATGCCAATAATTGTAAATGTAGCAATAAAACCGACTCCTTCAATCGCAAAAGAACAATTAACTTTAAACTTAAAAACTAAAAAAGAAGATAAACTTATAATTAAAGGAAGGCATGACCCTTGTATTGCTGTTAGGGCAGTTCCCGTATTGGAAGCGGCTTTATCGATTGCATTATTAGATTTATGCGTTGAAATGAAAGGAAAATTCTTGAAGTAA
- a CDS encoding ABC transporter ATP-binding protein — protein MNIKIINVSKTFNFGVNKFKACENISLDINQGDFISLVGHTGSGKSTLLSIIGGILKPSEGSIYYDSYKLDNPSEEILSSFRREYFSYIFQYPVIVPTLTVIDNILMPLSFKHKITEEKIKQTKKNIELFSLKEKTYLKSSNLSGGEMKKVSVLRALAYGCKCLIADEPTSDLDPSTTKTLMEIFAELNRNGTTIVMVTHAHNIAAHANNVYEMSDGKIVRCLK, from the coding sequence ATGAATATAAAAATTATCAATGTTTCTAAAACATTTAATTTTGGAGTTAATAAATTTAAAGCCTGCGAAAATATAAGTTTAGATATAAATCAAGGCGATTTTATAAGTCTTGTAGGACATACGGGAAGTGGGAAAAGCACTTTATTAAGCATAATCGGAGGAATATTAAAACCGAGCGAAGGCTCTATTTATTACGATTCTTATAAATTAGATAATCCTTCCGAAGAAATTTTATCAAGTTTTAGAAGAGAATATTTTTCTTATATTTTTCAATATCCCGTTATAGTTCCAACTTTAACGGTTATAGATAATATTTTAATGCCTCTTTCTTTTAAGCATAAAATAACCGAAGAGAAAATAAAACAAACTAAAAAAAATATAGAATTATTTTCGCTTAAAGAAAAAACTTATTTAAAATCTTCAAACCTTTCAGGCGGAGAGATGAAAAAAGTTTCCGTTTTAAGAGCTTTAGCTTACGGTTGCAAATGCTTAATAGCGGACGAGCCAACGAGCGATTTGGACCCTTCTACAACAAAAACTCTAATGGAAATATTTGCCGAATTAAACAGAAACGGAACTACTATAGTTATGGTTACTCATGCTCATAATATAGCGGCGCATGCGAATAATGTTTATGAAATGTCAGACGGTAAAATAGTTCGATGCCTAAAATAA
- a CDS encoding zinc/iron-chelating domain-containing protein, translating to MKIIPSDKLLKSRQKTVSEKLCADCNSLCCHDLVMEISPPKDEEELNTLKWYLHFRHSFIFIYEDTWYHMIRSECRYLDKKTYLCKNYENRNEICSKHSPPKCERYEEWFNIIFDDQYELEKYVYKNKIIKSKKSGKKK from the coding sequence ATGAAAATTATACCATCGGATAAATTATTAAAAAGTAGGCAGAAAACGGTTAGCGAAAAATTATGCGCCGATTGTAATTCTTTATGCTGTCATGATTTGGTAATGGAAATATCGCCTCCGAAAGACGAGGAAGAACTTAACACTTTGAAATGGTATTTGCATTTTAGACATTCATTTATATTTATTTACGAAGATACTTGGTATCATATGATAAGAAGCGAATGCAGATATTTGGATAAAAAAACATATTTATGCAAAAATTACGAAAACAGAAACGAAATTTGCTCAAAACATAGTCCGCCAAAATGCGAAAGATACGAAGAATGGTTTAATATTATATTTGACGACCAATACGAACTTGAAAAATATGTTTATAAAAATAAAATTATAAAATCTAAAAAATCGGGTAAAAAGAAATAA
- the rsmG gene encoding 16S rRNA (guanine(527)-N(7))-methyltransferase RsmG: MYEEYFNFLNIDYQKRIALIKYTSLVIDYNKNINITGAKNIEDFIKEHIIDSLLAFDLFKNYDNIIDIGSGAGLPSIPLSIIYDNKKFVLCESKNKKADFLKLAKKEICLNNIEVKCVNVYEIKEKYDTIVARAFSDIKTLLKIFNKLKNKNSVLLAYKGKLNKINEELEEIKDIKKYNIEIKKLNNEDKERNIVIIKEN; the protein is encoded by the coding sequence ATGTATGAAGAATATTTTAATTTTTTAAATATAGATTATCAAAAAAGAATAGCTTTGATAAAATACACTTCTTTGGTTATAGATTATAATAAAAATATAAATATAACGGGAGCTAAAAATATTGAAGATTTTATTAAAGAGCATATTATAGATTCTCTTCTTGCTTTTGATTTATTTAAAAATTATGACAATATTATCGATATCGGTTCAGGCGCTGGACTTCCTTCAATTCCTCTTTCTATAATTTACGATAATAAAAAATTTGTTTTATGCGAATCAAAAAATAAAAAAGCCGACTTTCTTAAATTGGCAAAAAAAGAAATTTGCTTAAATAATATAGAAGTAAAATGCGTTAATGTTTATGAAATAAAAGAAAAATACGACACAATCGTAGCGAGAGCTTTTTCTGATATAAAAACTTTGTTAAAAATATTTAACAAATTAAAAAATAAAAATTCTGTTTTGCTTGCTTATAAAGGCAAATTAAATAAAATAAACGAAGAGCTTGAAGAAATTAAAGATATAAAAAAATATAATATTGAAATAAAAAAATTAAATAATGAAGATAAAGAAAGAAATATTGTTATTATTAAAGAAAATTAA
- a CDS encoding TetR/AcrR family transcriptional regulator C-terminal domain-containing protein: MKSRSNKNDLRVKETKKLLEDSLGSLLEEKSFEEIRVMDICSKAKIHRSTFYTYYNDKYELLKSKLDQYEAKFLDFLRRYKIEEKLVDSHVDIMIEILKYFYFNKKYLKVIFQNNREGSIIKILQKYLEAYIIEGVKDMKQIRHDRPHMVGIMGSFYSGAFISVIGEWILKDCYITPEELSQYISDIIMQKVFI; encoded by the coding sequence ATGAAAAGTCGTAGCAATAAAAATGATTTAAGAGTAAAAGAAACAAAAAAATTACTTGAAGATTCTTTAGGCTCTTTATTAGAAGAAAAATCTTTTGAAGAGATTAGAGTAATGGATATATGTTCTAAAGCTAAAATACATAGAAGCACTTTCTACACTTATTATAACGATAAATACGAGCTTTTAAAATCGAAATTAGACCAATACGAGGCTAAATTTTTAGATTTTTTAAGAAGATATAAAATAGAAGAAAAATTAGTAGATTCTCATGTCGATATAATGATTGAAATATTAAAGTATTTTTATTTCAATAAAAAATATTTAAAAGTAATATTTCAAAACAATAGAGAAGGAAGTATAATAAAAATATTGCAAAAGTATCTTGAGGCTTATATTATAGAAGGCGTTAAAGATATGAAGCAGATTCGCCATGACAGACCGCATATGGTTGGAATAATGGGAAGTTTTTATTCGGGCGCTTTTATTTCGGTTATAGGAGAGTGGATATTAAAAGATTGTTATATAACTCCCGAAGAATTATCTCAATATATTTCAGATATAATAATGCAAAAAGTTTTTATATAA
- a CDS encoding late competence development ComFB family protein, producing the protein MYLVNLMEQKVSKLADSYFKEKNIPANTNMRMDIIAYTLNRVQPQYVTSARGVLHSYDKGDTEENIEILTTIEKACEVIRRRKENTPLESIPLIEENGYYLTYPSIMGNICSAKNSERVESALVYMYYKNKLIEGYGANFPNPAVVSKNVPGKFMFCFMPKKIDSNESINIDLDIVIEAENYKQYKSVLNFEISPSFYNANDMPLFSIEEVDDILLMEN; encoded by the coding sequence ATGTATTTAGTAAACCTTATGGAACAGAAAGTTTCAAAATTAGCGGATTCCTATTTTAAAGAAAAAAATATACCCGCAAATACAAATATGCGTATGGATATAATAGCCTATACTTTGAATAGAGTTCAACCTCAATATGTTACAAGCGCGAGAGGAGTTTTACACAGTTATGATAAGGGCGATACTGAAGAAAATATAGAAATATTAACTACTATAGAAAAAGCATGCGAAGTTATAAGAAGAAGAAAAGAAAATACTCCTTTAGAATCGATTCCTCTTATAGAAGAAAACGGTTATTATTTAACCTATCCGAGCATTATGGGAAATATATGTTCGGCTAAAAATTCCGAAAGAGTCGAAAGCGCTTTAGTATATATGTATTATAAAAATAAACTTATCGAAGGTTACGGAGCTAATTTTCCTAATCCCGCCGTTGTTTCAAAAAATGTTCCTGGAAAATTTATGTTTTGCTTTATGCCTAAAAAAATAGATTCAAACGAAAGTATAAATATAGATTTAGATATAGTTATAGAAGCGGAAAATTATAAACAATATAAAAGCGTTTTGAATTTTGAAATTAGTCCTTCTTTTTATAATGCAAACGATATGCCTTTATTCTCTATAGAAGAAGTTGACGATATATTACTTATGGAAAATTAA